The following are encoded in a window of Staphylospora marina genomic DNA:
- a CDS encoding nitrilase-related carbon-nitrogen hydrolase, with protein MKAGIAQIRPRLGRVDANIEMHESMIHRAREEQVDLLVFPELSLTGYQLLDLTYEVARDPYSPDLSELVQSAGDMDLAFGFVEHSPEHILYNTAAYVSSGKLHALHRKVYLPTYGMFDEARYFGQGQTIRSFPTRFGQMGMLVCEDAWHPSSLYLLVQDGAQVVLVLSNSPVRGVGADGLGSRQSWIDILRTQAMLYGIYILFANRVGTEDGVSFFGGSMVIDPFGRIEAEADLLTEELLVCELDPDKIRKARFRMPMIRDEKLDLTIRELSRIQRKRTGEGIWQ; from the coding sequence ATGAAAGCAGGAATCGCACAAATCAGACCGCGCCTGGGACGGGTGGACGCCAATATCGAAATGCATGAATCCATGATCCACCGGGCCCGGGAGGAGCAGGTGGATCTTCTGGTTTTTCCGGAGCTCAGTCTCACGGGATACCAATTGCTCGATCTGACGTACGAAGTGGCCCGGGATCCATACAGCCCGGATCTGAGCGAACTTGTGCAATCCGCCGGCGACATGGATCTTGCCTTCGGGTTTGTGGAACACAGCCCCGAACACATCCTATACAACACCGCGGCCTACGTCAGTTCCGGGAAATTGCATGCCCTGCACCGGAAAGTGTATCTCCCGACATACGGCATGTTTGATGAAGCCCGGTACTTCGGACAGGGACAGACCATTCGGAGTTTCCCGACGCGCTTCGGGCAAATGGGCATGCTGGTATGTGAAGATGCATGGCATCCGTCCTCCCTGTATCTTCTGGTTCAGGACGGTGCCCAAGTGGTGTTGGTATTGTCCAATTCCCCCGTTCGGGGAGTGGGAGCGGACGGACTGGGATCGCGGCAGTCCTGGATCGACATCCTCCGGACACAAGCCATGTTGTACGGCATCTATATCCTGTTTGCCAATCGGGTGGGCACCGAAGACGGAGTCAGCTTCTTCGGCGGATCCATGGTCATCGATCCGTTTGGACGGATTGAGGCGGAAGCGGATCTTCTCACCGAGGAACTGCTCGTCTGTGAGCTCGACCCTGACAAAATTCGCAAGGCCCGGTTCCGGATGCCCATGATCCGCGACGAGAAACTGGACCTGACCATCCGCGAACTTTCCCGCATTCAGCGCAAACGGACAGGGGAGGGAATCTGGCAGTGA
- a CDS encoding aminoglycoside phosphotransferase family protein has translation MKPPRRQEMERMLGTSVVAMEPFRKNWLVKTGAGAYVAKRADVSHLRWWMNVDRELRMRGFHDMPPMTLGSGWMITPYLRGRPGKYTEESTVSRMMEILARFHLTGRGLVTPPADGAAFLLHRRIHDRLVRFWKALGKAGSVGGELGAFLARTGPDFYRDGLAAWERLRKLPLNHLAKHDRYFHAVTHRDLASHNWIISEDGRIWLIDFETADYDAQVGDVWQIISRVLAENAGAESWLKLTVDSYERIRPLPSVERTILVELLAFPNEFFREAVGLVERKRGYKPEHSLPYLKKLAEHRSAFRSVLRNLSLW, from the coding sequence ATGAAACCTCCACGTCGACAGGAAATGGAAAGAATGTTGGGGACCTCCGTGGTCGCCATGGAACCGTTCCGGAAAAACTGGTTGGTAAAAACAGGGGCCGGAGCGTATGTGGCCAAGCGGGCGGATGTTTCCCACCTGCGATGGTGGATGAACGTGGACCGGGAACTCCGGATGAGAGGATTTCATGACATGCCGCCGATGACTTTGGGAAGCGGGTGGATGATCACTCCCTATTTGCGGGGAAGGCCCGGGAAGTATACGGAAGAATCCACGGTCAGCCGCATGATGGAGATATTGGCCCGGTTCCATCTGACAGGCCGGGGATTGGTGACGCCGCCTGCGGACGGGGCGGCTTTTTTGCTGCATCGGCGAATCCACGACCGGCTGGTCCGTTTCTGGAAAGCTCTCGGGAAAGCCGGTTCGGTCGGCGGAGAACTCGGAGCGTTCCTGGCCCGTACGGGACCGGATTTTTACCGGGATGGGTTGGCCGCGTGGGAAAGGTTGCGCAAACTTCCGCTCAATCATCTCGCGAAACACGACCGGTATTTCCATGCCGTCACCCATCGCGACCTGGCCAGCCACAACTGGATCATCTCCGAAGACGGACGGATCTGGCTGATTGATTTTGAGACGGCGGATTACGATGCACAAGTGGGGGACGTGTGGCAGATCATTTCGCGGGTGCTTGCGGAAAACGCCGGTGCGGAGTCCTGGCTGAAGCTGACGGTTGACTCGTACGAGAGGATTCGGCCGCTTCCGTCCGTGGAACGGACCATTCTCGTGGAATTGCTGGCGTTTCCGAATGAATTTTTCCGGGAAGCGGTCGGATTGGTGGAACGAAAAAGAGGGTACAAACCGGAACATTCTTTGCCCTATCTGAAAAAGCTGGCCGAACATCGGTCCGCCTTCAGATCCGTTCTCCGGAATCTCTCCCTTTGGTGA
- a CDS encoding YebC/PmpR family DNA-binding transcriptional regulator → MAGHSKWKNIMHRKGRQDALRGKLFAKLAKEIYVAARLGDKDPANNQRLRLAIAKARAQNMPNENIERAIKKASGGEGGKDYESITYEGYGPGGVAVMVEALTDNRNRTAADVRHMFSKRGGNLGEAGCVSWMFHRKGLLVINREAAAGKDEDELLMAALESGAEDFEATERGFEITTSPEAFEDVKQALEAEGIVFETAEVTFVPENRVEVSGETVRDILSLMEALEEHDDVQNVYANFVIDDEELAKYAE, encoded by the coding sequence ATGGCCGGTCATTCCAAGTGGAAAAACATCATGCACAGAAAAGGCCGCCAAGACGCCCTCCGCGGCAAATTGTTCGCCAAGCTGGCCAAGGAGATTTACGTGGCGGCACGATTGGGGGACAAGGACCCCGCCAACAACCAGCGTCTGAGATTGGCAATCGCCAAGGCACGGGCACAAAACATGCCGAACGAAAACATCGAGCGGGCGATCAAGAAGGCGAGCGGCGGTGAAGGCGGCAAAGACTATGAGTCCATCACGTACGAAGGATACGGTCCGGGCGGCGTGGCCGTCATGGTGGAAGCACTCACGGACAACCGAAACCGCACGGCCGCAGACGTTCGCCACATGTTTTCCAAACGGGGCGGCAATCTGGGAGAAGCGGGCTGCGTCTCCTGGATGTTTCATCGCAAAGGTTTGCTCGTCATCAACCGCGAAGCCGCCGCAGGCAAGGATGAGGACGAACTGTTGATGGCTGCGCTCGAAAGCGGGGCGGAGGATTTTGAAGCCACCGAACGGGGATTTGAAATCACCACTTCTCCGGAAGCCTTCGAAGATGTGAAGCAGGCGCTGGAAGCGGAAGGGATCGTTTTCGAAACGGCGGAGGTCACGTTCGTGCCGGAGAACCGCGTGGAGGTCTCCGGGGAAACGGTTCGGGACATTTTGAGCCTGATGGAAGCGCTGGAAGAGCATGATGACGTGCAAAACGTGTATGCCAATTTCGTGATTGATGACGAAGAGTTGGCCAAATATGCGGAGTGA
- a CDS encoding NAD+ synthase, producing MNSVDQMLAEMWEQAPYLRLDERLTVDILTSTLREEVRKAGFSKVILGLSGGIDSALSLYLCVRAFGPEHVIAVRMPYRTSSPSSLEDAQTAIDDTGVQSITIDITPQIDAYFQNFPDATPLRRGNKMARERMTILYDLSAKHDALVIGTSNRTEILLGYGTQYGDSASAINPIGDLYKTQVRQLSAWIGVPESIILKPPSADLWEDQTDEGELGFTYLDVDRLLHFMVDQQYTLEELRAENFDDDFIHAVSRRIIRNQYKRRMPIILKLGNRTVGVDFRYLRDWGL from the coding sequence GTGAACAGCGTGGACCAAATGCTGGCGGAAATGTGGGAACAAGCTCCCTACCTGCGTCTGGATGAGCGGCTCACGGTGGACATCCTGACGTCCACGCTTCGTGAGGAAGTGCGGAAAGCCGGGTTTTCGAAGGTGATATTGGGGCTGTCCGGGGGCATTGACTCCGCGCTGTCCCTCTATTTGTGTGTGCGGGCTTTCGGTCCGGAACATGTCATTGCAGTCCGCATGCCGTATCGGACCAGCAGCCCGTCGAGTCTGGAGGATGCCCAAACGGCGATCGACGACACGGGCGTTCAGTCCATCACGATTGACATCACCCCGCAAATCGATGCATATTTCCAGAACTTCCCCGACGCCACCCCGCTTCGGCGAGGGAACAAAATGGCCCGTGAGCGCATGACCATTTTGTACGATCTGTCCGCCAAGCATGACGCTTTGGTCATCGGGACAAGCAACCGGACGGAGATTTTGCTCGGTTACGGAACGCAGTACGGGGACTCGGCTTCCGCCATCAACCCGATCGGCGATTTGTACAAGACCCAGGTTCGTCAGTTGTCTGCGTGGATCGGCGTTCCGGAGTCGATCATCCTGAAACCGCCGAGCGCCGATTTGTGGGAAGACCAGACCGATGAGGGCGAACTGGGCTTCACGTATCTGGACGTGGACCGTTTGCTCCATTTCATGGTGGATCAACAGTATACGTTGGAGGAGCTCAGGGCCGAAAACTTTGACGACGACTTCATCCACGCGGTTTCCCGGCGCATCATCCGCAATCAGTACAAACGCAGAATGCCCATCATCCTGAAGCTGGGAAACCGGACCGTGGGTGTCGATTTCCGCTATTTGCGCGACTGGGGTTTGTGA